From Vagococcus jeotgali, one genomic window encodes:
- a CDS encoding formate/nitrite transporter family protein encodes MAQHSELMAKIDASIEKKNELIQKDFKRYAVRSILATLYLALGSAIAITLGLKFDGAPGKLMYAFAFGLGLVLIIFLNAELGTSNMMYMTVATYRKKLSASRAFKILMVCVLFNIIGAILVAYLLTLTGAFSNLGPDNFLTHIVEGKFEKGAVQTFIEAMFANIIVNLAVLMSMRIKEDIGKIVGVILVIFIFTFLGFEHVIANFVYFPLAYFSTGGAIAGMTMGALTQNIILAFLGNFVGGGLVVGLTYAWLNNDESLEYLD; translated from the coding sequence ATGGCACAACACTCAGAATTGATGGCAAAAATTGATGCCTCAATTGAGAAAAAAAATGAATTGATTCAAAAAGATTTTAAGAGGTATGCAGTACGTTCCATTTTAGCTACTTTGTATTTAGCACTAGGATCAGCGATTGCGATTACTTTAGGTTTGAAATTTGACGGAGCTCCAGGAAAGTTGATGTATGCTTTTGCATTTGGTTTAGGACTTGTTTTAATTATATTTTTAAATGCAGAACTTGGTACGTCAAACATGATGTATATGACAGTGGCAACTTATCGTAAGAAATTATCAGCTTCTCGTGCTTTTAAGATTTTAATGGTTTGTGTGTTGTTTAATATCATTGGGGCTATTTTGGTAGCTTACCTATTAACATTAACAGGAGCGTTTAGTAATCTAGGGCCTGATAATTTTTTAACTCACATTGTTGAAGGGAAATTTGAAAAAGGTGCTGTACAAACTTTTATTGAAGCGATGTTTGCTAATATCATTGTTAACTTAGCTGTGTTAATGTCGATGCGAATCAAAGAAGATATCGGTAAAATTGTTGGTGTGATTTTGGTGATTTTCATTTTTACTTTTTTAGGTTTTGAGCATGTTATCGCCAATTTTGTTTACTTCCCACTAGCTTACTTTTCAACAGGTGGTGCTATTGCAGGAATGACAATGGGTGCTTTAACACAAAATATCATCTTGGCCTTCTTAGGGAACTTTGTAGGTGGGGGATTAGTTGTTGGTTTAACTTATGCTTGGTTAAATAACGATGAATCACTTGAGTATTTAGATTAA
- a CDS encoding GNAT family N-acetyltransferase, with product MKQFNHENFPSIHIQLLDGANTEQIEAFKQLLINTNDYFTAYTDHTPSTAEAKKFFTSLPTNTSASQKYMYGIFDDKKLIGFIDWIEDTPEKGTGIIGEFVLEKEYRGTDLANQLYKALEKTVSDTGTDTIELLCPVPNTVARYFFEKEDFMTKEVTKTDTYEQILFVKHI from the coding sequence ATGAAACAATTTAACCATGAAAACTTTCCATCAATTCATATTCAATTATTAGATGGAGCAAATACTGAGCAGATAGAGGCATTTAAACAATTACTAATCAACACGAATGACTATTTTACTGCTTATACAGATCACACACCTTCAACAGCAGAAGCTAAGAAATTTTTCACTTCTCTACCTACTAATACCTCTGCTTCTCAAAAATACATGTATGGTATTTTTGATGACAAGAAATTAATAGGGTTTATTGATTGGATTGAAGACACACCTGAAAAAGGAACTGGTATCATTGGTGAATTTGTCTTGGAAAAAGAATACCGTGGAACAGATCTAGCTAATCAACTCTATAAAGCTTTAGAAAAAACAGTTAGTGATACAGGTACAGATACTATTGAGTTATTATGTCCAGTACCAAATACTGTAGCCAGATACTTCTTTGAAAAAGAAGATTTTATGACTAAAGAGGTCACTAAAACAGATACTTATGAACAAATTTTGTTTGTAAAACATATTTAA
- a CDS encoding IS256 family transposase, which yields MNNFTTEIMETLINKGDLDDLFRHHLELAINSLLKAELTAFLDYEKYDRSGFNSGNSRNGNYSRSFKTEYGELNLVIPRDRNGEFSQQTLPAYKRTNDSLETTIIQLFQKGITMSEISDLIEKMYGHYYTPQTISNISKIVSEDVLAFKERTLEAKYSVIFMDATHIPVKRKTVAKEAIYIVIGIRLDGTKEVLGFTIAPTESAYIWKEILQDLKDRGLEEVLLVVTDGLNGIHDSIHSVYPNAQFQQCCVHVSRNIAHKVRVKDRKEICDDFKTVYQALSKEEAIEQVTFMTEKWKKQYPRVVKLLMNPAILTFYNFPPSIRRTIYSTNLIEGFNKQLKKYTKRKEQFPNEESLERFLVSQFNEYNQKFLGRVHKGFKEIQDTLESMF from the coding sequence ATGAATAATTTTACTACAGAAATTATGGAAACACTAATCAATAAAGGTGATTTGGATGATTTGTTTCGCCATCATCTAGAGCTAGCTATTAATTCATTATTAAAAGCTGAACTGACAGCATTTCTTGACTATGAAAAATATGATAGATCTGGATTTAATTCAGGTAATTCCCGAAATGGGAATTATTCACGTTCATTTAAAACGGAGTATGGAGAACTAAATTTAGTAATCCCTAGAGATAGGAATGGTGAGTTTTCTCAACAAACATTACCTGCTTATAAAAGAACCAATGACTCTTTAGAAACGACTATTATTCAGCTATTTCAAAAAGGAATAACGATGTCTGAAATCTCTGATTTAATTGAAAAGATGTATGGTCATTATTACACGCCACAAACTATTTCAAACATAAGTAAAATTGTATCTGAAGATGTTTTAGCTTTTAAAGAAAGAACTTTAGAGGCTAAATACTCAGTTATTTTTATGGATGCTACTCATATTCCAGTAAAAAGGAAAACCGTAGCAAAAGAAGCTATTTACATAGTAATTGGTATCCGGTTAGATGGAACCAAAGAAGTTCTAGGATTTACTATTGCTCCAACTGAATCTGCCTACATTTGGAAAGAGATACTTCAAGACCTAAAAGACCGTGGTTTAGAAGAGGTTTTATTAGTTGTAACTGATGGTTTAAACGGTATTCACGATAGCATCCATAGTGTCTATCCAAATGCTCAATTTCAACAATGTTGTGTTCATGTCTCTAGAAATATTGCTCATAAAGTTCGTGTTAAGGATAGAAAAGAAATCTGTGATGATTTTAAAACTGTCTATCAAGCTCTTTCAAAAGAGGAAGCAATTGAACAAGTAACTTTTATGACAGAAAAATGGAAAAAGCAGTATCCACGAGTTGTGAAGTTACTCATGAATCCTGCTATATTAACTTTCTATAACTTCCCGCCATCAATCAGAAGAACTATCTACTCAACTAACTTGATTGAGGGATTCAATAAACAGTTAAAAAAATATACAAAGAGAAAAGAACAATTTCCTAATGAAGAATCTCTGGAGAGATTCCTTGTTTCTCAGTTCAATGAATATAACCAAAAGTTTTTAGGTAGAGTGCATAAAGGATTTAAGGAAATTCAAGATACATTAGAATCAATGTTTTAA
- a CDS encoding DHH family phosphoesterase has translation MPIKQEIIDVIKEYQTIMIHRHQSPDPDALGSQGGLADIIRRTYPDKKVYTVGGEVGDLSYLNTMDNVTNEMYQGALVIVTDTANAPRISGEQYSLGEKLIKIDHHPDDEPYGDISWVEPSASSTSEMIYDLYEANSEELVMPSEAARLLYAGIVGDTGRFLYPATTAHTLEVASKLRRYDFDAAKLSRFMDEVDEKIARLTGYVYDNLIIDDSGAAMIILSNELMQEYDIEDSDTHALVPLPGRIHGIISWGIFVEQPLGGYRVRLRSKGPVINGIAKRHHGGGHPLASGAKAVDKEEIEVIFQELITVATEAAIF, from the coding sequence ATGCCAATTAAACAAGAAATAATAGATGTGATTAAAGAGTACCAAACGATTATGATTCATAGACATCAAAGTCCAGATCCAGATGCACTAGGCTCTCAAGGAGGACTGGCTGACATTATACGCAGGACTTATCCTGATAAAAAAGTGTATACTGTTGGTGGTGAGGTTGGGGATTTAAGTTACCTTAATACTATGGATAATGTGACAAATGAGATGTATCAAGGTGCGCTAGTGATTGTAACAGATACAGCCAACGCTCCTAGAATTAGCGGGGAACAATATTCTTTAGGAGAAAAACTAATTAAAATAGATCATCATCCAGACGATGAGCCGTACGGGGATATTTCATGGGTTGAACCATCAGCTAGTAGTACTAGTGAGATGATTTATGATCTTTACGAAGCTAATTCAGAGGAGTTAGTGATGCCAAGTGAAGCAGCCAGGCTACTTTATGCGGGAATTGTAGGAGATACAGGTAGGTTTTTATATCCTGCCACAACAGCACATACTCTAGAAGTAGCTAGTAAATTAAGACGATATGATTTTGACGCTGCTAAGTTAAGTCGTTTTATGGATGAGGTAGATGAGAAAATTGCCCGTTTAACAGGTTATGTTTATGATAATTTAATTATTGATGATAGTGGTGCAGCGATGATTATTTTATCAAACGAGTTGATGCAGGAGTATGATATTGAAGACAGTGACACACATGCCCTAGTTCCTCTTCCTGGTAGAATTCACGGTATTATTAGTTGGGGTATTTTTGTGGAGCAACCTTTAGGAGGTTACCGAGTTCGCTTACGCTCTAAAGGCCCAGTGATTAATGGGATTGCTAAGCGTCACCATGGTGGTGGGCACCCTCTTGCAAGTGGAGCTAAAGCAGTAGATAAAGAAGAGATAGAGGTTATTTTTCAAGAATTAATAACAGTTGCTACAGAAGCAGCTATTTTTTAA
- a CDS encoding DRTGG domain-containing protein: MSMTKHEQILEHIELLPVGEKISVRGIAKNLDVSEGTAYRAIKEAEAIGLVSTIERVGTIRIEKKATDQLERLSFNELVKIIDGDVLAGHTGLDKILDRFVIGAMTEKSMERYITPGALMIVGDREGVQRLALMQGAAVLLTGGFDVSDSVKGLADELALPILRTAYDTFTVATMINRAISDQMIKKDMTLVEDLQIPLSRTYYLTTKNTISDYHQLVENTHFTRFPVVNKAHRLVGMVTTKDVAKKQDSQSIETVMTKEPRYAKSHMSVASVGHQMIWDGLEIVPVVEDSLNLIGIISRRDVMKSMQSSQEQPQMPHKLTDQIANQIVKKERSGQEEPVFTFIVSPQMVNNLGTLSFGVLNQIISHVVRQTILAKHNYHSVIEQISLYYFQLIQMDSEIEIDAQIIEVGRRSAKLDVCVTKDNMMASKAIVVTQLMDPV; this comes from the coding sequence ATGAGTATGACAAAACATGAGCAAATACTTGAACATATTGAACTATTACCAGTAGGAGAAAAGATTTCTGTTCGAGGTATTGCAAAGAACTTAGATGTCAGCGAAGGGACAGCATATAGAGCGATTAAGGAAGCAGAAGCAATCGGATTAGTTTCAACGATTGAACGTGTCGGCACGATTCGGATTGAAAAAAAAGCTACAGATCAATTGGAGCGGTTATCTTTTAATGAGCTAGTTAAAATTATAGATGGGGACGTTTTAGCCGGTCATACAGGCTTGGATAAAATTTTAGATCGTTTTGTGATTGGGGCTATGACAGAAAAAAGTATGGAGCGCTATATTACGCCCGGTGCTTTAATGATTGTAGGAGATAGAGAAGGGGTCCAACGTCTTGCTTTGATGCAAGGAGCAGCAGTGTTATTGACAGGTGGATTTGATGTGTCAGATAGTGTTAAAGGACTAGCTGATGAGTTGGCGTTACCAATTTTAAGAACAGCTTATGACACGTTTACAGTTGCCACGATGATTAACCGTGCGATTAGTGATCAAATGATAAAAAAAGATATGACTTTAGTAGAAGATTTACAAATACCTTTATCTAGAACTTATTATTTAACTACTAAAAACACTATTTCAGATTATCATCAGTTGGTTGAAAATACTCACTTCACAAGATTTCCAGTGGTCAATAAAGCACATCGTTTAGTAGGGATGGTCACTACTAAAGATGTTGCTAAAAAACAAGACTCACAATCGATTGAAACAGTCATGACCAAAGAACCTCGTTATGCCAAATCACATATGAGTGTGGCAAGTGTTGGACATCAGATGATTTGGGATGGTTTAGAGATTGTTCCAGTGGTTGAAGATAGTTTAAATTTAATTGGTATTATCTCAAGGCGAGATGTGATGAAGTCTATGCAATCCTCTCAGGAACAACCACAAATGCCGCATAAATTAACAGATCAAATTGCTAATCAGATTGTAAAAAAAGAACGTAGTGGACAAGAAGAACCTGTGTTTACTTTTATAGTATCACCTCAAATGGTTAATAATTTAGGGACACTATCTTTTGGTGTGTTAAACCAAATTATTTCTCATGTTGTTAGACAAACTATTTTAGCTAAACATAATTATCATTCAGTGATTGAGCAAATTAGTTTGTATTATTTTCAATTAATTCAAATGGATAGTGAAATTGAGATAGATGCTCAAATTATTGAAGTAGGAAGACGTTCAGCAAAACTGGATGTGTGTGTTACCAAAGATAATATGATGGCATCAAAAGCGATAGTAGTGACTCAATTAATGGATCCAGTATAG
- a CDS encoding ISL3 family transposase: MDNHTRKLLNLTDKSIIFEKDWLTEATIRGRRSNIIRGRLTSPDRICPSCHQNTCVKNGTYTTKTQLPEFNRVTTYLELKRERYLCKECHTTFSADTALVDDYCHISKTLKYQIALDLKEDRSRKEIARFHHVSDNTVQRVLYDFTNHCLTNFQHLPKVLCVDEFKSTKSCQSGMSFICADAESKKIIDILPDRRLFSLIKYFLKYSRKERLKVKFLVMDMNANYGGLLKTVFPHAEIVTDRFHIIQHINRSFNQLRIKEMNQLKRYDNEEAKQYRRIKKYWKLFLKDSSQLSATTYSNYPLFNKSMTQVGVIEELLSYNSTIKIAYDYIQELKYAYETKDSDLFLELTHSISNELPKEFKAKFKTFQTFRQGVTNALNYSYSNGFLEGINNRIKAIKRTAYGYRNFLTFKRRIFLIQGQSFQFN; this comes from the coding sequence ATGGATAATCATACTAGAAAATTACTTAATTTAACAGACAAATCTATTATTTTTGAAAAAGATTGGTTAACTGAGGCTACTATTAGAGGTAGACGCTCAAATATAATAAGGGGAAGACTAACGTCTCCAGACAGAATATGCCCCTCTTGTCATCAGAATACGTGTGTTAAAAATGGTACTTATACTACTAAAACACAACTACCAGAGTTTAATAGGGTCACAACTTATTTAGAACTTAAAAGAGAACGATATCTATGTAAAGAATGTCATACAACATTCAGTGCTGATACTGCGTTAGTCGATGACTATTGTCATATATCGAAAACATTAAAGTATCAAATCGCCTTAGATTTGAAAGAAGATCGTTCAAGAAAAGAGATCGCTAGATTCCATCATGTTTCTGATAACACGGTACAACGTGTTTTATACGACTTTACCAACCACTGTCTAACCAACTTTCAACATCTACCAAAAGTACTATGTGTCGATGAATTTAAATCAACTAAGTCATGTCAATCTGGTATGAGCTTTATTTGTGCTGATGCTGAAAGTAAAAAGATTATTGATATTTTACCAGATAGACGTCTCTTCTCTCTTATTAAGTACTTCCTGAAATACTCCAGAAAAGAGCGGTTAAAAGTGAAGTTTCTCGTCATGGATATGAATGCCAACTACGGTGGCCTTCTTAAAACTGTATTTCCACATGCAGAGATTGTGACAGATAGATTCCATATCATTCAGCATATCAATCGTTCTTTTAATCAACTAAGAATAAAAGAAATGAATCAATTAAAACGTTATGATAATGAAGAAGCAAAACAATACCGGAGAATAAAAAAATATTGGAAACTATTTTTAAAAGACTCTAGTCAATTAAGTGCCACTACATATAGTAATTATCCTCTTTTCAATAAAAGTATGACACAAGTTGGTGTCATTGAAGAACTTCTTTCCTATAACTCAACTATAAAAATCGCATATGATTATATACAAGAGTTAAAATATGCTTATGAAACAAAGGATTCAGACTTATTTTTAGAATTAACTCATTCTATCTCTAATGAGCTTCCTAAGGAATTTAAAGCCAAATTCAAAACATTCCAAACCTTCAGGCAAGGTGTTACCAATGCTTTAAATTATTCTTATTCAAATGGTTTTTTAGAAGGAATTAACAACCGAATCAAAGCTATCAAACGAACAGCCTATGGTTACCGAAATTTCTTAACTTTTAAGCGACGGATTTTCCTTATTCAAGGTCAATCATTTCAATTTAATTAA
- the def gene encoding peptide deformylase: MIKMEDIIREGHPTLRLVAEEVPFPLSEEDLALGEKMQEFLKNSQDPEMAEKYGLRGGVGIAAPQLDASKRMIAIEVPSLDEDSDVPHISTVMYNPKIISHSVQQACIEEGEGCLSVDRHVPGYVIRHARITITYQDKNGETQKMRLKGYDAIVIQHEIDHLNGIMFYDHINKENPLYAPDGLQLLS; encoded by the coding sequence ATGATTAAAATGGAAGATATTATTCGTGAAGGACACCCTACTTTACGACTTGTTGCTGAGGAAGTTCCCTTTCCACTAAGTGAAGAGGACTTAGCCTTAGGTGAGAAAATGCAAGAGTTTTTAAAAAACAGCCAAGATCCTGAAATGGCTGAAAAATACGGATTACGCGGTGGAGTTGGGATTGCCGCTCCTCAGTTAGACGCCTCAAAACGTATGATTGCCATTGAGGTCCCTAGTTTAGATGAAGATAGTGATGTGCCACATATTAGTACCGTCATGTATAACCCAAAAATTATTTCTCACTCCGTACAGCAAGCTTGTATCGAAGAAGGGGAAGGCTGTTTATCTGTTGATCGCCATGTACCTGGTTACGTGATTAGACATGCTCGTATAACCATTACTTACCAAGATAAAAACGGTGAGACACAAAAAATGCGCTTAAAAGGTTATGATGCTATTGTGATTCAGCATGAGATCGATCATTTAAACGGGATTATGTTTTATGATCATATTAATAAAGAAAACCCTCTGTACGCACCAGATGGTTTACAATTATTAAGCTGA
- a CDS encoding ABC transporter ATP-binding protein produces the protein MNQIKWIAQYVKPYWLKEVIALIFLILSSALQIINPIIIGILVNRMIQGDATQHLMRYLFIMIAVTIARIITRYIYQNVFEKVGQNVLYDLRNDLYQKIHELDFNYFNHNRVGDLLARMTGDMDIIRHFVSWVAPSFLENVLWFILAVIVMFQIDVWLTLMMLAVTPFIYILTKKLSKESYPLFFDIRESFAKLNSTVEENIGGNRVVKAFAREDFEIEKFNDVNEAYMNKNLESVDVSAKYLPGLEFLSGFLSVLTLVFGGIFTIQGNMTIGSLVTFSNYLWMLNNPLRNSGWIVSDTQRFFASCVKIRQLLDEKVDIESTAIDTHEKIKGDVTFDHVSFAFPDNPDNLILEDISFSVKQGAVVGILGQTGSGKSTLVSLLARFYDATEGVIYLGGKPIQDWSVRQLRENISIVMQEPFLFSNTIIENIGFGLGDYKQDYVKQVAQVADAHQFIERMPDGYNTLVGERGVGLSGGQKQRISLARSLVMQPSILILDDTTSAVDMETEHKIQTGLKDIIKDSTTFTIAHRISSVKDADLILVLDDGKIIERGTHEELIAKEGQYYETYQKQVGHQ, from the coding sequence ATGAATCAAATAAAATGGATTGCCCAATATGTGAAACCTTACTGGCTTAAAGAAGTTATCGCTCTTATATTTTTAATTCTAAGTTCAGCCTTACAGATTATTAATCCTATTATTATTGGTATATTGGTTAACCGAATGATTCAAGGTGACGCAACCCAGCATCTAATGCGGTATTTATTTATCATGATAGCTGTAACTATCGCTAGAATCATTACGCGCTATATTTATCAAAATGTTTTTGAAAAGGTAGGCCAAAACGTTTTATATGATCTAAGAAATGACTTATATCAAAAAATTCACGAGTTAGATTTTAACTACTTTAACCATAACCGTGTAGGAGACTTATTAGCAAGAATGACAGGGGATATGGATATTATTCGCCATTTTGTGTCATGGGTAGCACCTAGTTTTTTAGAAAATGTTTTGTGGTTTATTTTAGCTGTTATTGTGATGTTTCAAATTGATGTGTGGTTGACACTGATGATGTTAGCTGTGACACCATTTATTTATATATTAACTAAAAAATTATCCAAGGAAAGCTATCCTTTATTTTTTGATATTAGAGAGTCTTTTGCTAAATTAAATTCGACAGTAGAAGAGAATATTGGTGGTAACAGGGTTGTTAAAGCTTTTGCTAGAGAGGATTTTGAAATAGAAAAGTTTAATGATGTCAATGAAGCTTATATGAATAAAAATTTGGAATCGGTTGATGTCTCTGCTAAATATTTACCAGGTTTAGAATTTTTATCTGGATTTTTATCTGTATTAACTTTAGTTTTTGGTGGTATTTTTACAATTCAAGGAAACATGACAATTGGCTCTTTAGTAACTTTTAGTAATTATTTATGGATGTTAAATAATCCATTACGTAATAGTGGTTGGATTGTTAGTGATACTCAGCGATTTTTTGCAAGTTGTGTTAAAATTCGCCAACTATTAGATGAAAAAGTAGACATTGAATCAACAGCAATAGATACACACGAAAAAATTAAAGGTGATGTGACGTTTGATCATGTTAGTTTTGCCTTTCCAGATAATCCTGATAACTTAATTTTAGAGGATATCTCATTTTCTGTTAAGCAAGGAGCTGTTGTAGGGATATTAGGTCAGACAGGTTCAGGGAAGAGTACACTAGTTAGCCTACTTGCTAGATTTTATGATGCCACAGAAGGTGTTATTTATTTGGGTGGTAAACCAATTCAAGATTGGTCAGTGAGGCAATTAAGAGAAAATATCTCTATAGTTATGCAAGAACCATTCTTATTTTCAAATACGATTATTGAAAATATTGGTTTTGGTTTAGGTGACTACAAACAAGATTATGTGAAACAAGTAGCACAAGTTGCAGATGCTCATCAATTCATTGAACGCATGCCAGATGGTTATAACACATTAGTTGGCGAGCGTGGAGTTGGGCTTTCTGGTGGACAAAAACAGCGGATTTCTTTAGCTAGATCTTTAGTGATGCAGCCTTCTATTTTGATTTTAGATGACACAACGTCAGCTGTGGATATGGAAACAGAACATAAAATCCAAACTGGACTAAAAGATATTATCAAAGATAGCACGACCTTCACTATTGCCCATAGAATTAGCTCAGTCAAAGACGCTGACTTAATTTTAGTATTAGATGATGGGAAAATTATTGAACGTGGTACTCATGAGGAATTAATAGCAAAAGAAGGTCAATACTATGAAACGTACCAAAAACAAGTAGGTCACCAGTAG
- a CDS encoding helix-turn-helix transcriptional regulator: MLDIGTTNFQPNVLYVIDGFLQENTHTKYHYHKFLEISIILQGSTTYSLDNTLHHLDTGDVIFINPDMMHNEIQNTDHSHHLHIGIDHLQFTGYTPNTFPLTDPIIHLSEHPEFQKIIFDILKEKEEQQPYQELAFQQLVMKLWVYLLRQITQHKLSITPVRPMISSKKDMATSIKYYLETHHSEEISLDSLSNSMYVSPTYISKLFKEETGESPINYLISVRMKRAKELLSQQQLTIKEVSEAVGYQDAYHFSKLFKKYTGISPREYSKQKELKS; encoded by the coding sequence ATGTTAGATATTGGAACCACTAACTTTCAGCCTAATGTTTTATACGTGATTGACGGCTTTTTACAAGAAAATACTCACACAAAATATCACTATCATAAATTTTTAGAAATTAGCATTATTTTACAAGGTTCTACAACTTATAGCTTAGATAATACTCTCCATCACCTTGACACAGGAGACGTTATCTTTATTAATCCAGATATGATGCACAATGAAATACAAAATACAGATCACAGTCATCACTTACATATAGGCATTGACCATTTACAATTTACTGGCTACACCCCAAATACCTTCCCCTTAACTGATCCTATTATTCATTTAAGTGAGCACCCGGAATTCCAAAAAATTATCTTTGATATTTTAAAGGAAAAAGAAGAACAACAACCCTATCAAGAGCTAGCGTTCCAACAATTAGTCATGAAGTTATGGGTTTATTTATTACGTCAAATCACTCAACATAAATTATCTATCACCCCAGTGAGACCTATGATTTCTTCTAAAAAAGACATGGCAACATCCATTAAGTATTATTTAGAAACTCACCATTCAGAGGAAATCAGCTTAGATAGTCTCTCAAATTCTATGTACGTCAGCCCAACTTATATTTCAAAACTGTTTAAAGAAGAAACTGGGGAGAGTCCGATTAATTATCTGATTAGCGTTAGAATGAAAAGGGCTAAAGAATTATTAAGCCAACAACAATTAACGATCAAAGAAGTTTCTGAGGCTGTTGGTTATCAAGATGCTTACCATTTTAGTAAATTATTCAAAAAATACACAGGGATCTCACCTAGAGAATATAGTAAACAAAAAGAACTGAAATCATAA
- a CDS encoding MFS transporter — protein sequence MGKVVGHKHRWWILVAVGLFTFMSTLDGSIVNIALPIISDDLGVNMNQAEWVVSVYLMEICVFLLFFGKVGDSIGKIKIFKIGTLVFVFGSFLCGIPGSLPLLLVARVIQAIGASMTMATNNGIITEIFPFEERGRALGLMGSFVSLGAIAGPGLGGIILAHFSWSYIFWINVPVGIVTILFGWYLLPKSEIKTHQKIDVGGFLLFGLFICLFFGGIFIGQEIGFNSIVVWLMLVLSVVSIISFYYYEKRQEVPLVQFELFHNQLFTISLITAMLIFVTNFFSNVVTPFYLQEVRGLNPSMTGLLMMIYPVIMVIGAPISGYFTDKKGPHIVTLLGLITITIAQMSYLLLNQQTTLWLFGMIMVLVGIGNAMFGAPNNTIIMSSVEKKDLGVAGSMNALARNFGMIVGVTLSTTVLYQSMSYKMSEKVTGYVADRPDVFIYGMHVTYIMAVCICLFATLLTIFRLKKSKKGTNS from the coding sequence ATGGGAAAAGTAGTAGGTCATAAACATCGTTGGTGGATATTAGTTGCTGTAGGGTTATTCACCTTTATGTCTACCTTAGATGGTAGTATTGTGAATATTGCCTTACCAATTATCTCTGATGATTTAGGTGTGAATATGAATCAGGCAGAGTGGGTTGTATCTGTTTATTTGATGGAAATTTGTGTATTTTTACTATTTTTTGGTAAAGTTGGAGATAGTATTGGTAAAATAAAAATCTTTAAAATTGGAACGTTAGTATTTGTTTTTGGATCATTTTTATGTGGAATACCTGGTAGTTTACCACTTCTTTTAGTCGCTAGAGTTATTCAAGCGATTGGTGCTAGTATGACTATGGCAACTAATAATGGTATTATTACAGAAATTTTTCCTTTTGAAGAAAGAGGTAGAGCCTTAGGTTTAATGGGATCTTTTGTGTCTTTAGGAGCCATTGCAGGACCTGGTTTAGGTGGAATTATTTTAGCTCATTTTAGTTGGTCCTATATTTTTTGGATAAATGTACCAGTGGGAATTGTGACGATTTTATTTGGATGGTATCTATTACCTAAGTCAGAAATTAAAACTCATCAAAAAATTGATGTGGGAGGCTTCTTGTTGTTTGGTTTGTTTATCTGTTTGTTTTTTGGTGGGATTTTCATTGGACAAGAGATTGGTTTTAATTCAATAGTTGTCTGGTTGATGTTAGTATTATCTGTTGTGTCGATTATAAGTTTCTATTATTATGAAAAACGTCAAGAGGTACCTTTAGTACAATTTGAGTTATTCCATAATCAACTGTTCACTATTAGTTTAATAACAGCTATGCTTATTTTTGTTACTAACTTCTTTTCAAATGTCGTGACACCTTTTTATTTACAAGAAGTAAGGGGATTAAACCCAAGTATGACTGGTCTTTTAATGATGATATATCCTGTCATTATGGTGATAGGAGCTCCTATTAGTGGCTACTTTACAGATAAAAAAGGGCCACACATTGTAACTCTCTTAGGGTTGATTACTATTACTATTGCTCAAATGAGTTATTTATTACTAAACCAACAAACTACTCTATGGCTATTTGGAATGATTATGGTCTTAGTAGGTATTGGAAATGCTATGTTTGGAGCGCCAAATAATACAATTATTATGTCGAGTGTTGAGAAAAAAGATTTAGGTGTGGCAGGGAGTATGAATGCTTTAGCTAGAAACTTTGGTATGATAGTAGGGGTGACTTTATCCACAACAGTTTTATATCAATCTATGAGTTATAAAATGAGTGAAAAAGTGACAGGTTATGTAGCAGATAGACCAGATGTTTTCATTTATGGGATGCATGTTACTTATATAATGGCTGTCTGTATTTGTTTATTTGCAACGCTGTTGACTATTTTTAGATTAAAAAAATCTAAAAAAGGGACTAATAGCTAA